The proteins below are encoded in one region of Equus caballus isolate H_3958 breed thoroughbred chromosome 16, TB-T2T, whole genome shotgun sequence:
- the PDE12 gene encoding 2',5'-phosphodiesterase 12 produces the protein MWRLPSARAALRGVRTAVERHSRAEAATETGTGSMERAVVRCVPSEPKLSLSFALADGSHKNMQRDQSEPLGRVLSRIATNALKGHAKAAAAKKSRKNRPNASGGVACAGPGSEPAAACEPVVKLYYREEAVAEDVLNVDAWQDGAVLQIGDVKYKVERNPPAFTELQLPRYIMAGFPVCPKLSLEFGDPASSLFRWYKEAKPGAAEPEGGGPSSLSPSSSSPGWTETGVDERVYTPSNADIGLRLKLHCTPGNGQRFGPSRELESVCLVEAGPGTCTFDHRHLYTKKVTDDALIRTVSYNILADTYAQTEFSRTVLYPYCAPYALELDYRQNLIQKELTGYNADLICLQEVDRNVFTDSLVPALEAFGLEGVFRIKQHEGLATFYRKSKFSLLSQHDISFHEALESDPLHKELLEKLVLYPSAQERVLQRSSVLQVSVLQSRQDSSKKICVANTHLYWHPKGGYIRLIQMAVALAHIRHVSCDLYPGIPVIFCGDFNSTPSTGMYHFVINGSIPEDHEDWASNGEEERCNMSLAHFFKLKSACGEPAYTNYVGGFHGCLDYIFIDLNALEVEQVIPLPSHEEVTTHQALPSVSHPSDHIALVCDLKWK, from the exons ATGTGGAGGCTCCCAAGCGCCCGCGCCGCGCTTCGTGGGGTCCGCACGGCGGTGGAGCGCCACAGTCGGGCCGAGGCGGCGACGGAGACCGGGACGGGCTCGATGGAGCGCGCTGTAGTGCGCTGTGTGCCCTCGGAGCCTAAGCTAAGCCTGTCGTTCGCGCTAGCCGACGGCAGCCACAAGAACATGCAGCGCGACCAGAGCGAGCCGCTGGGTCGGGTCCTCAGCCGAATCGCTACCAACGCCCTCAAAGGCCACGCTAAGGCGGCCGCCGCCAAGAAGAGCAGGAAGAACCGGCCAAACGCAAGCGGCGGCGTGGCCTGTGCGGGGCCTGGGTCCGAGCCGGCTGCAGCCTGCGAGCCGGTGGTGAAGCTGTACTACCGGGAGGAGGCAGTGGCTGAAGACGTGCTCAATGTGGACGCCTGGCAGGATGGCGCGGTGCTGCAGATTGGCGACGTCAAATACAAGGTGGAGCGCAACCCGCCCGCCTTCACCGAGCTGCAGTTGCCACGCTACATCATGGCCGGCTTCCCGGTGTGCCCCAAGCTCAGCCTGGAATTTGGAGATCCCGCCAGCTCCCTCTTCCGCTGGTACAAGGAAGCCAAACCCGGAGCGGCGGAGCCTGAGGGCGGGGGCCCCTCGTCATTgtctccctcttcttcctctcctggtTGGACGGAGACGGGTGTGGACGAGCGCGTCTACACGCCGTCCAATGCCGACATCGGGCTACGGCTCAAGCTTCATTGCACCCCAGGCAATGGGCAGCGCTTTGGGCCGAGCCGAGAGTTGGAAAGTGTGTGTCTAGTGGAGGCCGGGCCCGGCACCTGCACCTTTGACCACCGGCATCTCTACACCAAGAAGGTGACGGACGACGCTCTCATCCGGACTGTCTCCTACAACATCCTGGCCGACACGTACGCCCAGACGGAGTTCTCCCGGACGGTCCTTTACCCGTACTGTGCCCCTTACGCTTTGGAGCTCGACTACCGCCAGAACCTCATCCAGAAGGAACTCACGGGCTACAATGCCGACCTCATCTGTTTGCAAGAGGTTGACCGCAACGTGTTTACAGACAGTTTGGTACCGGCCCTCGAGGCCTTTGGGCTGGAGGGCGTGTTTAGAATCAAGCAGCACGAGGGCCTGGCCACTTTCTACCGAAAGTCCAAGTTCAGCCTCCTTAGCCAGCATGACATTTCTTTCCATGAAGCCCTGGAGTCCGACCCGCTTCACAAAGAACTACTGGAGAAACTAGTTTTGTACCCATCGGCGCAGGAGAGGGTGCTCCAGAGATCATCTGTCCTTCAG gTTTCAGTTCTTCAGTCGAGACAGGACTCTTCTAAAAAGATATGTGTTGCTAATACCCATCTCTACTGGCATCCCAAAG GTGGGTACATTCGTCTCATTCAAATGGCAGTAGCCTTGGCTCACATTAGACATGTCTCATGTGATCTGTATCCTGGCATACCAGTTATATTTTGTGGGGACTTTAATAGTACCCCATCAACGGGAATGTATCATTTTGTCATCAATGGCAGCATTCCAGAGGATCATGAAGACTGGGCTTCCAATGGGGAAGAAGAACGATGCAACATGTCTCTTGCCCATTTCTTCAAACTGAAAAGTGCTTGTGGTGAACCTGCTTACACGAATTATGTTGGTGGCTTTCACGGATGTCTGGATTACATTTTCATTGACTTAAATGCTTTAGAGGTTGAACAGGTGATTCCCTTACCTAGTCACGAAGAAGTTACCACCCACCAGGCCTTACCCAGTGTTTCCCATCCCTCAGATCACATAGCACTTGTATGTGATTTAAAATGGAAGTAG